The Acidobacteriota bacterium genome includes a window with the following:
- a CDS encoding universal stress protein: protein MKILLATDGSKSSEAAVQNIAARPWPAGSAVKILAVVEMHLTPTPGSWLVPDSHYLKLLHELQERARVAIEQAEAVLQATPLQVSSDIVIGNAKSTILKQAEDWAADLIVLGSHGHGVLERVLIGSVSQAILAQAHCSVEIIR from the coding sequence ATGAAAATTCTATTGGCAACAGATGGCTCAAAAAGCAGTGAAGCCGCCGTGCAAAATATCGCCGCGCGCCCTTGGCCGGCGGGCAGCGCAGTAAAGATTTTGGCGGTCGTTGAGATGCACCTGACGCCCACACCTGGCAGTTGGCTGGTACCTGACAGTCACTATTTGAAATTGCTCCACGAGTTGCAAGAGCGTGCCCGCGTGGCTATCGAGCAAGCCGAGGCCGTCTTGCAAGCAACGCCCTTGCAGGTCAGTTCAGACATCGTTATCGGCAATGCTAAGAGCACCATTCTGAAACAAGCCGAAGACTGGGCCGCTGATTTGATCGTGCTTGGTTCGCACGGCCACGGCGTCTTGGAACGTGTGCTGATCGGCTCGGTTTCGCAGGCGATTTTGGCTCAGGCGCATTGCTCGGTCGAAATTATCCGCTGA
- a CDS encoding c-type cytochrome yields the protein MQIHFTDSHKHTLWQRVVFSSCALLLLGLAAACKDSSVVSEQGNASPGAAASPANPATAPVPAVSPVAVASVATASPVPATGSVVPTPAAPVPSATTVMTTANATILQNNPNAGKRPETDPAGPKPRRIGDFPLEVGPARLPTPTPDPFKPRPTPTVTMENGKIKQQWPAPAEAAALNNPAKNRPEMIKLGRELYEQRCLDCHGSAGKGNGPMSAQLKRDGQPIAPTNLASQMVQANTDGELFWKITNGKTPMPSNRVRFSDEERWAIVAYLRTLK from the coding sequence ATGCAGATTCATTTCACTGACTCGCACAAACACACACTTTGGCAGCGCGTGGTTTTCAGCAGTTGCGCGCTGCTGCTGTTGGGGCTGGCTGCGGCTTGTAAGGATTCGAGCGTCGTCTCTGAACAGGGGAACGCCAGTCCGGGCGCGGCGGCCTCACCGGCGAACCCGGCTACCGCACCGGTGCCCGCTGTTTCGCCGGTTGCGGTTGCTTCGGTCGCGACGGCCAGTCCTGTGCCTGCCACCGGCAGCGTGGTTCCAACGCCTGCCGCGCCGGTTCCCTCCGCAACCACAGTGATGACGACAGCGAACGCCACCATTTTGCAGAACAATCCCAACGCCGGAAAACGGCCTGAGACCGATCCTGCCGGCCCTAAGCCGCGCCGCATCGGCGATTTCCCGCTGGAAGTCGGCCCGGCGCGCCTGCCGACGCCGACGCCCGATCCGTTCAAACCGCGCCCGACGCCGACCGTCACAATGGAAAACGGCAAGATCAAACAGCAATGGCCCGCGCCCGCTGAAGCGGCGGCGCTGAACAATCCGGCCAAAAACCGGCCTGAGATGATCAAACTGGGTCGTGAACTCTATGAGCAACGCTGCCTGGATTGCCACGGCAGCGCGGGCAAAGGGAATGGGCCGATGTCCGCCCAACTCAAACGCGACGGCCAGCCCATCGCGCCGACCAATCTGGCCAGCCAGATGGTGCAAGCCAATACCGATGGCGAACTGTTCTGGAAAATTACCAATGGCAAAACGCCCATGCCCTCCAACCGCGTGCGTTTCAGCGATGAAGAGCGTTGGGCCATCGTGGCATATCTGCGCACGCTCAAGTAA
- a CDS encoding hydrogenase small subunit translates to MPAATFYEAARAHGVSRRDFLRFCATTTAFLGLESSALPQVVKALDTVRRPPIYWLNFAACSCCSESLIKSSHPLAGDALLGVISMDYMETIQAAAGHQAEEIMRNGMKENFGNYILAVEGSVPTADGGIYCTVGGVTALESLKEAAKGAKAVICVGSCSSFGCVTVAKPNPTGCVPVHKLITDKPVINIPGCPPIPDVIMGTIVHLVTFGTLPVLDRLQRPRVFYSQRIHDKCYRRAFFDAGMYVENFDDEGARKGWCLYKMGCRGPVTYNACAVTKWNDATSFPIQSGHPCLGCSEPDYWDRNPLYQHVAGVPLPGLGSADTVGEVFAGGVAAATAAHMVASAVKKASHKEDAHKEAEPGKEA, encoded by the coding sequence ATGCCAGCCGCTACCTTTTATGAGGCCGCGCGGGCACACGGGGTTTCGCGCCGTGATTTTTTGCGTTTCTGCGCGACCACCACTGCCTTCCTCGGACTCGAAAGCTCCGCTCTGCCGCAAGTCGTCAAGGCGCTCGACACCGTCAGACGCCCGCCCATTTACTGGCTCAATTTCGCCGCCTGCTCCTGCTGCTCTGAATCTCTGATCAAATCATCACACCCGCTCGCGGGCGATGCGCTGCTGGGTGTGATCTCGATGGATTACATGGAAACGATTCAGGCGGCGGCAGGCCATCAAGCCGAAGAAATCATGCGCAACGGCATGAAAGAAAACTTTGGCAATTACATTCTGGCGGTCGAAGGTTCAGTGCCGACGGCGGACGGCGGCATCTATTGCACCGTCGGCGGCGTGACCGCGCTGGAATCGCTCAAAGAAGCCGCCAAAGGCGCGAAGGCCGTGATTTGTGTCGGCTCGTGTTCGTCGTTTGGTTGCGTCACGGTCGCCAAACCCAATCCCACCGGCTGCGTTCCCGTCCACAAACTCATCACCGACAAACCCGTCATCAACATTCCCGGTTGCCCGCCCATCCCAGATGTAATCATGGGCACCATCGTGCATCTGGTGACCTTTGGCACGCTGCCGGTGCTGGATCGCTTGCAACGTCCGCGCGTGTTTTATAGCCAGCGCATTCACGACAAGTGCTATCGCCGCGCCTTTTTCGACGCGGGCATGTATGTCGAAAACTTCGACGACGAAGGCGCGCGCAAAGGCTGGTGCCTTTACAAAATGGGTTGTCGCGGCCCGGTGACTTACAACGCCTGCGCGGTGACGAAGTGGAACGATGCGACCAGCTTCCCCATTCAATCCGGCCATCCTTGCCTGGGTTGTTCCGAGCCGGATTACTGGGATCGCAATCCGCTCTATCAGCACGTCGCCGGTGTGCCGCTGCCGGGCCTCGGCTCGGCGGATACCGTCGGCGAAGTCTTCGCGGGTGGCGTAGCGGCAGCAACAGCGGCGCACATGGTTGCTTCGGCGGTTAAGAAGGCTTCGCACAAAGAAGACGCACACAAAGAAGCCGAACCCGGAAAGGAGGCCTGA
- the trxA gene encoding thioredoxin, whose amino-acid sequence MSAERSQLISCPQCGAHNRVALERLQQQQAPICGRCKNPLPLQTGPLTVPLIVTDASFASAVENSAMPVLLDCWAPWCGPCRMLAPVIETLAGQFTGRALVAKLNTDENPQTARRFGINSIPTLLVFKAGREVQRLIGVRSQTEIAQTLQRWL is encoded by the coding sequence ATGTCGGCAGAACGCTCACAATTGATTTCGTGTCCGCAGTGCGGCGCGCACAATCGCGTCGCATTGGAGCGGTTGCAACAACAGCAAGCGCCCATCTGTGGCCGTTGCAAAAATCCGTTGCCCTTGCAAACGGGGCCATTGACCGTGCCATTGATCGTAACGGATGCCAGCTTTGCCAGCGCCGTCGAAAATTCAGCTATGCCGGTCTTGCTGGATTGCTGGGCGCCGTGGTGTGGGCCGTGCCGAATGCTTGCGCCGGTGATCGAGACGTTGGCTGGGCAGTTCACCGGACGCGCGCTCGTCGCCAAACTCAATACGGATGAAAACCCGCAGACGGCGCGCCGCTTTGGCATCAACAGCATTCCGACGTTGCTGGTTTTCAAAGCGGGTCGCGAAGTGCAGCGCCTAATCGGCGTGCGTTCGCAAACCGAAATCGCGCAAACCTTGCAACGCTGGCTGTGA